In the Engystomops pustulosus chromosome 2, aEngPut4.maternal, whole genome shotgun sequence genome, one interval contains:
- the PMEL gene encoding melanocyte protein PMEL isoform X2 has protein sequence MSRIWHLSVLWLLCAGIKAQNRSGNRIQQSTFEVQSKRRLPFKSWNSQMYPVWRGSEAQKRDCWKGGQVTFDIQNDAPTLTGAKTTFYIQLNFPQNQTVLPDGQVVWNQNCTTNSTWVSAGQPVYPDESAEGSQCTFPDGRPFPRDSEKKRSKFVYVWQAWGKYWQVVDGPSSNLTVETDGIPLGSYRMDVVVYHYRGRQKFIPIGSTSSQFAITDQIPFSVSISQVLDLDQEDQRFIQNRAVSFSVALHDPSSYLQTSDISFSWDFGDKSGTLITRNTGVTHTYVSPGVFKANVVVQAAIPISPCGSAAPLVPTAQGGVTTELPAEPTTEAEPITEAEPTTEAEPTTGATTNGGQLSVVPSGTAVPVPSNSTVSLAVVVTLPVTEAAINEENDVDSASVEPEIDQTNAPTPVAEAGTSQVAVVNEENAATEALPAEDGLPATEDVIPSGTAVGITEAVPADEAVPSQAVETETPLTEENTTPSTVAAGGSSTPAPAEVTELVASIDSVPVTEANGEVLLLAKRQAPEGPFVGCLLYRYGTFANDLEIVSGIESVQIVQVEPLVAAGLENTVDLTVTCQGSVPRQVCTVISDPDCENPQETVCNPVEPSSDCQLVLRQVFNDTGVYCVNVSLTDDVSLAVASAQVSVSGAASSVNGIAVTVGVLVVALAVAAVAYTYKHLKSYTPLRTEHSSANWFPDRPSLRLFIQNALGRSLSGENSPLLNGRVV, from the exons ATGAGTAGAATCTGGCACCTGTCTgtcctgtggttgctgtgtgCTGGGATAAAGGCTCAGAACA GATCTGGAAATAGAATCCAGCAGAGCACCTTTGAGGTACAAAGTAAGAGGCGTCTGCCCTTCAAGTCATGGAACAGCCAGATGTACCCTGTCTGGAGAGGGAGTGAAGCCCAGAAGAGGGACTGTTGGAAAG GAGGTCAGGTAACCTTTGATATCCAAAATGATGCCCCCACATTGACTGGAGCAAAGACAACTTTCTACATCCAGCTTAACTTTCCCCAAAATCAAACTGTGCTACCTGATGGACAGGTTGTATGGAATCAAAACTGCACCACTAATA GTACCTGGGTGTCAGCCGGTCAACCTGTCTACCCTGACGAGTCAGCAGAAGGTTCCCAATGTACCTTTCCAGATGGCCGTCCCTTCCCACGTGATTCTGAGAAGAAACGCAGCAAATTTGTCTACGTTTGGCAAGCATGGG GAAAGTATTGGCAGGTGGTTGATGGTCCCTCTTCCAATCTAACAGTGGAGACTGATGGCATCCCACTTGGCTCATACAGAATGGATGTTGTTGTGTACCACTATCGAGGGCGTCAAAAATTTATTCCCATTGGCAGCACATCCTCTCAGTTTGCCATAACTG ATCAGATACCATTCTCTGTTTCCATATCTCAAGTTCTTGATCTGGACCAGGAGGACCAGCGCTTCATCCAGAACAGAGCGGTGTCCTTCTCTGTAGCATTACATGACCCAAGCAGTTATCTCCAGACATCTGACATATCTTTCTCCTGGGATTTTGGAGATAAAAGTGGTACACTTATAACTCGGAATACAGGCGTTACTCATACCTATGTTTCCCCTGGTGTATTCAAGGCAAATGTTGTTGTTCAGGCTGCCATTCCCATTTCTCCATGTGGCAGTGCTGCTCCTTTGGTTCCAACGGCACAAGGGGGTGTCACTACAGAATTACCAGCAGAACCCACAACAGAAGCAGAACCCATAACAGAAGCAGAACCTACAACAGAAGCAGAACCCACAACAGGAGCTACAACAAATGGTGGACAATTAAGTG TGGTTCCCAGCGGTACAGCAGTGCCAGTTCCTAGTAACTCCACAGTGTCGCTAGCTGTAGTAGTTACTCTGCCTGTAACAGAGGCTGCCATAAATGAAGAGAATGATGTGGATTCTGCATCTGTGGAGCCAGAAATTGATCAAACAAATGCACCAACACCTGTAGCAGAAGCTGGGACCTCACAAGTGGCTGTAGTCAATGAGGAGAATGCTGCAACAGAAGCTTTACCCGCTGAGGATGGTTTGCCAGCTACTGAGGATGTCATTCCAAGTGGTACAGCAGTAGGTATAACAGAAGCTGTGCCAGCTGACGAGGCTGTACCTAGTCAAGCAGTAGAAACTGAAACACCACTTACTGAGGAAAATACTACACCAAGTACTGTGGCTGCAGGAGGTTCCTCTACACCAGCACCAGCAGAAG TGACTGAATTGGTTGCCTCCATTGACTCGGTACCAGTCACAGAAGCAAATGGGGAAGTCTTATTACTTGCCAAGCGCCAGGCACCTGAGGGACCATTTGTTGGATGCCTACTGTATAGATATGGAACTTTTGCCAATGACCTGGAAATTGTTT CTGGCATTGAAAGTGTACAGATTGTGCAGGTGGAGCCACTGGTGGCCGCTGGGCTGGAGAATACTGTGGATCTCACTGTTACTTGCCAAGGAAG TGTGCCAAGACAAGTGTGTACAGTGATTTCTGACCCAGACTGTGAGAAtccacaggagacagtctgtaaccCAGTGGAGCCCTCATCTGATTGCCAACTAGTACTGCGGCAAGTTTTCAATGATACCGGGGTCTACTGTGTAAACGTGTCCCTTACCGATGATGTCAGCTTGGCTGTTGCTAGTGCACAAGTCAGTGTGTCAG GTGCCGCATCTTCAGTCAATGGAATTGCTGTAACGGTCGGTGTGCTAGTGGTTGCCCTGGCTGTTGCTGCAGTAGCTTACACTTACAA ACACCTGAAGAGCTACACACCTCTGAGAACAGAACACTCCTCTGCTAACTGGTTCCCCGACCGTCCGTCTCTTCGTCTCTTCATTCAGAATGCTCTTGGACGCTCTTTGAGTGGGGAAAACAGCCCCCTCTTAAATGGTCGGGTGGTTTGA
- the PMEL gene encoding melanocyte protein PMEL isoform X1: MHTYPPTGRHVSCIETSLFFLFHCAGVLFWGNKASGDMSRIWHLSVLWLLCAGIKAQNRSGNRIQQSTFEVQSKRRLPFKSWNSQMYPVWRGSEAQKRDCWKGGQVTFDIQNDAPTLTGAKTTFYIQLNFPQNQTVLPDGQVVWNQNCTTNSTWVSAGQPVYPDESAEGSQCTFPDGRPFPRDSEKKRSKFVYVWQAWGKYWQVVDGPSSNLTVETDGIPLGSYRMDVVVYHYRGRQKFIPIGSTSSQFAITDQIPFSVSISQVLDLDQEDQRFIQNRAVSFSVALHDPSSYLQTSDISFSWDFGDKSGTLITRNTGVTHTYVSPGVFKANVVVQAAIPISPCGSAAPLVPTAQGGVTTELPAEPTTEAEPITEAEPTTEAEPTTGATTNGGQLSVVPSGTAVPVPSNSTVSLAVVVTLPVTEAAINEENDVDSASVEPEIDQTNAPTPVAEAGTSQVAVVNEENAATEALPAEDGLPATEDVIPSGTAVGITEAVPADEAVPSQAVETETPLTEENTTPSTVAAGGSSTPAPAEVTELVASIDSVPVTEANGEVLLLAKRQAPEGPFVGCLLYRYGTFANDLEIVSGIESVQIVQVEPLVAAGLENTVDLTVTCQGSVPRQVCTVISDPDCENPQETVCNPVEPSSDCQLVLRQVFNDTGVYCVNVSLTDDVSLAVASAQVSVSGAASSVNGIAVTVGVLVVALAVAAVAYTYKHLKSYTPLRTEHSSANWFPDRPSLRLFIQNALGRSLSGENSPLLNGRVV, translated from the exons GAAACTTCCCTGTTTTTCCTCTTTCATTGTGCTGGAGTCCTGTTTTGGGGGAACAAGGCATCCGGAGACATGAGTAGAATCTGGCACCTGTCTgtcctgtggttgctgtgtgCTGGGATAAAGGCTCAGAACA GATCTGGAAATAGAATCCAGCAGAGCACCTTTGAGGTACAAAGTAAGAGGCGTCTGCCCTTCAAGTCATGGAACAGCCAGATGTACCCTGTCTGGAGAGGGAGTGAAGCCCAGAAGAGGGACTGTTGGAAAG GAGGTCAGGTAACCTTTGATATCCAAAATGATGCCCCCACATTGACTGGAGCAAAGACAACTTTCTACATCCAGCTTAACTTTCCCCAAAATCAAACTGTGCTACCTGATGGACAGGTTGTATGGAATCAAAACTGCACCACTAATA GTACCTGGGTGTCAGCCGGTCAACCTGTCTACCCTGACGAGTCAGCAGAAGGTTCCCAATGTACCTTTCCAGATGGCCGTCCCTTCCCACGTGATTCTGAGAAGAAACGCAGCAAATTTGTCTACGTTTGGCAAGCATGGG GAAAGTATTGGCAGGTGGTTGATGGTCCCTCTTCCAATCTAACAGTGGAGACTGATGGCATCCCACTTGGCTCATACAGAATGGATGTTGTTGTGTACCACTATCGAGGGCGTCAAAAATTTATTCCCATTGGCAGCACATCCTCTCAGTTTGCCATAACTG ATCAGATACCATTCTCTGTTTCCATATCTCAAGTTCTTGATCTGGACCAGGAGGACCAGCGCTTCATCCAGAACAGAGCGGTGTCCTTCTCTGTAGCATTACATGACCCAAGCAGTTATCTCCAGACATCTGACATATCTTTCTCCTGGGATTTTGGAGATAAAAGTGGTACACTTATAACTCGGAATACAGGCGTTACTCATACCTATGTTTCCCCTGGTGTATTCAAGGCAAATGTTGTTGTTCAGGCTGCCATTCCCATTTCTCCATGTGGCAGTGCTGCTCCTTTGGTTCCAACGGCACAAGGGGGTGTCACTACAGAATTACCAGCAGAACCCACAACAGAAGCAGAACCCATAACAGAAGCAGAACCTACAACAGAAGCAGAACCCACAACAGGAGCTACAACAAATGGTGGACAATTAAGTG TGGTTCCCAGCGGTACAGCAGTGCCAGTTCCTAGTAACTCCACAGTGTCGCTAGCTGTAGTAGTTACTCTGCCTGTAACAGAGGCTGCCATAAATGAAGAGAATGATGTGGATTCTGCATCTGTGGAGCCAGAAATTGATCAAACAAATGCACCAACACCTGTAGCAGAAGCTGGGACCTCACAAGTGGCTGTAGTCAATGAGGAGAATGCTGCAACAGAAGCTTTACCCGCTGAGGATGGTTTGCCAGCTACTGAGGATGTCATTCCAAGTGGTACAGCAGTAGGTATAACAGAAGCTGTGCCAGCTGACGAGGCTGTACCTAGTCAAGCAGTAGAAACTGAAACACCACTTACTGAGGAAAATACTACACCAAGTACTGTGGCTGCAGGAGGTTCCTCTACACCAGCACCAGCAGAAG TGACTGAATTGGTTGCCTCCATTGACTCGGTACCAGTCACAGAAGCAAATGGGGAAGTCTTATTACTTGCCAAGCGCCAGGCACCTGAGGGACCATTTGTTGGATGCCTACTGTATAGATATGGAACTTTTGCCAATGACCTGGAAATTGTTT CTGGCATTGAAAGTGTACAGATTGTGCAGGTGGAGCCACTGGTGGCCGCTGGGCTGGAGAATACTGTGGATCTCACTGTTACTTGCCAAGGAAG TGTGCCAAGACAAGTGTGTACAGTGATTTCTGACCCAGACTGTGAGAAtccacaggagacagtctgtaaccCAGTGGAGCCCTCATCTGATTGCCAACTAGTACTGCGGCAAGTTTTCAATGATACCGGGGTCTACTGTGTAAACGTGTCCCTTACCGATGATGTCAGCTTGGCTGTTGCTAGTGCACAAGTCAGTGTGTCAG GTGCCGCATCTTCAGTCAATGGAATTGCTGTAACGGTCGGTGTGCTAGTGGTTGCCCTGGCTGTTGCTGCAGTAGCTTACACTTACAA ACACCTGAAGAGCTACACACCTCTGAGAACAGAACACTCCTCTGCTAACTGGTTCCCCGACCGTCCGTCTCTTCGTCTCTTCATTCAGAATGCTCTTGGACGCTCTTTGAGTGGGGAAAACAGCCCCCTCTTAAATGGTCGGGTGGTTTGA